In Sphaeramia orbicularis chromosome 12, fSphaOr1.1, whole genome shotgun sequence, the following proteins share a genomic window:
- the tpm2 gene encoding tropomyosin beta chain isoform X5, translating to MATFSSIDSVRRKIQSLQQVAYEAEDRAQELQEEADMERHSRERAEAEVASLNRRIQLVEEELDRAQERLATALQKLEEAEKAADESERGMKVIENRATKDEEKMEIQEMQLKEAKHIAEEADRKYEEVARKLVILEGDLERSEERAEVAEARVRELEDELRQMDQNLKSMMSGEEEYSQKEDKYEEEIRVLTDKLKEAETRAEFAERSVAKLEKTIDDLEEKLAQAKEENLDMHQVLDQTLLELNNL from the exons ATGGCGACTTTCAGCTCCATAGACTCTGTGAGAAGAAAAATACAGTCACTGCAACAGGTGGCTTATGAGGCGGAGGACCGAGCCCAGGAGCTGCAGGAGGAGGCGGACATGGAGAGGCACTCCAGAGAGAGG GCTGAGGCAGAGGTGGCTTCTCTAAACAGGCGTATCCAGCTGGTGGAGGAGGAGTTGGACAGAGCTCAGGAGAGACTGGCCACCGCTCTGCAGAAGCTGGAGGAGGCGGAGAAAGCTGCAGACGAGAGCGAGAG AGGAATGAAGGTCATAGAGAACAGAGCAACAAAAGACGAAGAGAAAATGGAGATCCAGGAGATGCAGCTGAAGGAGGCCAAACACATCGCTGAGGAGGCCGACCGCAAATATGAGGAG gttgCTCGTAAGCTGGTGATCCTGGAGGGTGACCTGGAGCGTTCAGAGGAGCGTGCTGAGGTGGCTGAGGC CCGTGTGAGGGAGCTGGAGGATGAGCTCCGGCAAATGGACCAGAATTTGAAGTCCATGATGTCTGGAGAGGAAGAG TATTCGCAAAAGGAGGACAAATATGAAGAGGAAATCAGAGTTCTTACTGACAAACTTAAAGAG GCGGAGACCCGTGCTGAGTTTGCAGAGAGGTCTGTTGCCAAACTGGAGAAGACCATTGATGATTTAGAAG AAAAACTGGCCCAAGCCAAAGAAGAGAACCTGGACATGCACCAGGTGTTGGACCAAACCCTTCTGGAGCTCAACAATTTATAG